A region from the Medicago truncatula cultivar Jemalong A17 chromosome 6, MtrunA17r5.0-ANR, whole genome shotgun sequence genome encodes:
- the LOC25495673 gene encoding ubiquitin carboxyl-terminal hydrolase 20: MGIFLAKPLPKSCSISPCGKQEQQENHMNSLSRVSLISETLDTAQTDTSWQPSVKSSTLKQLTEERINRGDQPEASDLDECRPSISSRVGWIPAGLANLGNTCFLNSIMQCFNHTVPLVEGLFSCSHACNDGHNGYCVICAFRYQMQRSLRYTGRVISPMIIVENLNHFSSMFRRYQQEDAHEFMQCVLDKLDLCFLDLKKNDPKFEGDNIVKKVFGGSLVSKLRCCNCGCTSDINEPLIDFSLEIENVDTLSSALESFTMVEHIDAKFKCEGCNEEVSMEKQLMLDQTPSIAAFHLKRFKTDGVFVEKIDKHIDFQLQLDMQPYTISNDASSKYYLYAVVVHTGISSTSGHYFCFVRTAPDTWHKLDDSMVTKVSEETVLSQEAYILFYARQGTPWFSNFAESTIPSLNLSRMNTSPKSVLDITYGQDKSISILERENFERNGAGESGESYEKKFDYSCPQSRKFLDIFPRREQFPVRPSNRKTPNQKIRVQHWNSTSLAYIAKRCRSSYAKNVASDGNKRSSEIYDFTEKDDFNPLTTSNSPPSQTPDKRFQISRDHTKTEKQRSSSKRSSYYKSNDNPQNKADIAYLKNMNGSRRGRFLDLIGASPENKRKMDSSQSDKGSDSAPKKSRWNFTFSLSLTILILCLILCIIDEICWK; encoded by the coding sequence ATGGGTATTTTTCTTGCTAAACCCCTTCCAAAATCTTGTTCAATTTCACCATGTGGTAAACAAGAACAGCAAGAGAATCACATGAATTCACTGTCAAGGGTGTCTTTAATATCCGAAACCTTAGACACGGCTCAAACGGATACTTCATGGCAACCTTCCGTTAAATCCTCTACTCTGAAACAGTTAACAGAGGAGAGGATTAACAGAGGCGATCAGCCGGAGGCGTCTGATCTCGATGAGTGTCGGCCAAGTATTTCATCGCGGGTAGGATGGATACCGGCTGGACTTGCTAACCTTGGTAACACATGCTTTCTCAATTCAATCATGCAATGCTTCAATCATACAGTGCCTCTAGTCGAAGGTCTTTTTTCGTGCAGCCATGCTTGTAATGATGGTCACAATGGATATTGTGTTATCTGCGCTTTCCGCTACCAGATGCAACGTTCCTTGCGTTATACTGGAAGAGTTATCTCCCCTATGATCATTGTGGAAAATTTGAATCACTTTTCTTCGATGTTTCGAAGATATCAACAAGAGGATGCCCATGAGTTTATGCAATGTGTATTAGATAAacttgatttatgttttttagaTTTGAAGAAGAATGATCCAAAATTTGAGGGCGATAATATCGTAAAGAAAGTTTTTGGAGGTAGTTTGGTTAGCAAGCTTCGGTGTTGTAACTGTGGCTGCACGTCTGACATTAATGAGCCATTGATTGATTTCAGTCTAGAAATAGAAAATGTAGATACTCTTTCAAGTGCTTTAGAATCTTTCACTATGGTGGAACACATTGACGCGAAGTTTAAATGCGAGGGCTGCAACGAAGAAGTGTCTATGGAGAAACAACTTATGTTGGATCAGACACCTTCGATTGCTGCCTTCCACTTGAAGAGGTTTAAGACAGATGGGGTTTTTGTTGAAAAGATTGACAAGCATATCGATTTCCAGTTGCAATTGGACATGCAGCCTTACACCATTTCGAATGATGCATCGTCTAAATACTATCTATATGCAGTTGTTGTCCATACTGGAATTTCATCTACTTCAGGGCATTATTTCTGCTTCGTTCGCACTGCTCCGGATACGTGGCATAAATTGGATGACTCAATGGTTACTAAGGTATCTGAAGAGACTGTGCTGTCTCAGGAAGCATACATATTGTTTTATGCTCGACAAGGTACACCGtggttttcaaattttgcaGAATCTACAATTCCAAGCTTGAATCTGAGTCGGATGAATACGTCCCCCAAGTCTGTTTTAGACATAACTTATGGCCAGGataaatcaatttcaattttagagcgtgaaaattttgaaaggaaCGGGGCTGGTGAATCTGGAGAATCTTATGAGAAGAAGTTTGATTATTCTTGTCCACAAAGCCGCAAGTTTCTTGATATATTTCCTCGCCGTGAACAATTTCCTGTCCGGCCATCTAATCGGAAAACTCCTAATCAGAAAATCCGAGTGCAGCATTGGAATTCTACCAGCTTAGCCTATATTGCAAAGCGTTGTAGAAGTTCGTATGCTAAGAATGTTGCTTCTGATGGAAACAAACGCAGTTCGGAAATTTATGATTTCACAGAGAAGGATGATTTCAATCCTTTAACTACTTCCAACTCTCCTCCTTCTCAAACTCCGGATAAGAGGTTCCAGATTTCACGCGATCATACGAAGACAGAGAAGCAACGGAGTAGCAGTAAAAGATCTTCCTATTATAAGTCAAATGACAATCCTCAAAATAAAGCTGACATTGCATATCTTAAGAATATGAATGGTTCAAGAAGAGGTCGATTTTTGGACTTAATCGGTGCATCCccagaaaacaagagaaagatGGATTCGTCGCAGTCTGACAAAGGCAGCGACAGTGCTCCCAAGAAATCAAGATGGAATTTTACTTTTAGTCTTAGCTTAACCATTTTGATTCTATGTCTAATTCTTTGCATCATTGATGAAATCTGTTGGAAGTAA
- the LOC25495672 gene encoding ubiquitin carboxyl-terminal hydrolase 20 produces MINGGDQPEGLNLDECRPSISSPVGWIPAGLANLGNTCFLNSIMQCFIHTVPLVEGLFTCSHASNDGHNGYCVICSFHYQMQLSLRYTGRVISPKIIVENLNHFSSMFRRYQQEDAHEFMQCVLDKLDSCFLDLKKNDPKFEGDNIVKKVFGGSLVSRLRCCNCGRSSDTNEPLIDLSLEIENVETLSSALDSFTTVEDIDAKFKCEGCNEEVSMEKQLMLDQTPSIAAFHLKRFKTDGVFVEKIDKHIDFQLQLDMQPYTISNDASSKYYLYAVVVHTGISSTSGHYFCFVRTAPGTWHKLDDSMVTKVSEETVLSQEAYILFYARQGTPWFSNFAESTIPSLNLSRMNTSPKSVLNENIERSRAGESGEFFERKFEYSCPQSRKFIDTFPHREQLPFGSSNQKTLNQKVRVQHWNSTNLASIAKLSGSSYVKNVAPDRNERSLEVYDFTENDDFNPLTPSNSPPFQISRDHLKTEKQRSSSKRSSYKSNDNPENKAAISYVKNMHGSRRDAFLNIINKRQKIDSSQSNKGSNSASRKSSHASVVSLLPRNQAMRLLAAGNFTANSL; encoded by the coding sequence ATGATTAACGGAGGTGATCAGCCGGAGGGGTTGAATCTTGATGAGTGTCGGCCAAGTATTTCATCGCCGGTAGGATGGATACCGGCTGGACTTGCCAACCTTGGTAACACATGCTTTCTCAATTCGATCATGCAATGCTTCATTCATACGGTGCCTCTAGTCGAAGGTCTTTTTACGTGCAGCCATGCTTCTAATGATGGTCACAATGGATACTGTGTTATCTGCTCTTTCCACTACCAGATGCAACTTTCCTTGCGTTATACTGGAAGAGTTATCTCCCCTAAGATCATTGTGGAAAATTTGAATCATTTTTCTTCGATGTTTCGAAGATATCAACAAGAGGATGCCCATGAGTTTATGCAATGTGTATTGGATAAACTTGATTCATGTTTTTTAGATTTGAAGAAGAATGATCCAAAATTTGAGGGCGATAATATCGTAAAGAAAGTTTTTGGAGGCAGTTTGGTTAGCAGGCTTCGGTGTTGCAACTGTGGTCGCTCTTCTGACACTAATGaaccattgattgatttgagTCTAGAAATAGAAAATGTAGAAACTCTTTCAAGTGCTTTAGATTCTTTCACTACGGTGGAAGATATTGATGCGAAGTTTAAATGCGAGGGCTGCAACGAAGAAGTTTCTATGGAGAAACAGCTTATGTTGGATCAGACACCTTCGATTGCTGCCTTCCACTTGAAGAGGTTTAAGACAGATGGGGTTTTTGTTGAAAAGATTGACAAGCATATCGATTTCCAGTTGCAATTGGACATGCAGCCTTACACCATTTCGAATGATGCATCGTCTAAATACTATCTATATGCAGTTGTTGTCCATACTGGAATTTCATCTACTTCAGGGCATTATTTCTGCTTCGTTCGCACTGCTCCGGGTACGTGGCATAAATTGGATGACTCAATGGTTACTAAGGTTTCTGAAGAGACTGTGCTGTCTCAGGAAGCATACATATTGTTTTATGCTCGACAAGGTACACCGtggttttcaaattttgcaGAATCTACAATTCCAAGCTTGAATCTGAGTCGGATGAATACGTCCCCCAAGTCTGTTTTAAACGAAAATATTGAAAGGAGCAGGGCTGGTGAATCCGGAGAATTTTTTGAGAGGAAGTTTGAGTATTCTTGTCCACAAAGCCGCAAGTTTATTGATACTTTTCCTCATCGCGAACAACTTCCTTTTGGGTCATCAAATCAGAAAACTCTTAATCAGAAAGTCCGCGTGCAGCATTGGAATTCTACCAATTTGGCTTCTATTGCAAAGCTTAGTGGAAGTTCATATGTTAAGAATGTTGCTCCTGATAGAAACGAACGCAGTTTGGAAGTTTATGATTTCACAGAGAATGATGATTTCAATCCTTTAACTCCTTCCAACTCTCCTCCTTTCCAGATTTCACGCGATCATTTGAAGACAGAGAAGCAAAGGAGTAGCAGTAAAAGATCATCATACAAGTCAAATGACAATCCTGAAAATAAAGCTGCCATTTCTTATGTGAAGAATATGCATGGTTCAAGGAGAGATGCATTTTTGAACATAATTAACAAGAGACAAAAGATTGATTCATCGCAGTCTAACAAAGGCAGCAACAGTGCTTCCAGGAAATCAAGCCACGCTTCTGTTGTCAGCTTGCTCCCTAGAAATCAAGCGATGCGTCTGTTGGCAGCTGGGAATTTCACAGCGAATAGTCTCTGA
- the LOC25495675 gene encoding peptidyl serine alpha-galactosyltransferase, which produces MKKVWILMMIIMMGHIDVTKGAKKVSWKVHTLFSVECQNYFDWQTVGLMNSYRKAKQPGPITRLLSCTDEEKKNYKGMHLAPTFQVPSMSRHPKTGDWYPAINKPAGVVHWLKHSKDAKNVDWVLILDADMIIRGPILPWELGAEKGKPVAAYYGYLKGCDNILAKLHTKNPDLCDKVGGLLAFHISDLRRFAPLWLSKTEEVREDKEHWATNITGDIYGKGWISEMYGYSFGAAEIGLRHKINDNLMLYPGYVPREGIEPVLLHYGLPFSVGNWSFNKLAHHDDGIVYECNRLFPEPPYPKEVLQLELDANRRRGLFISIECINIINEGLLLQHGANGCPKPAWSKYLSFLKSKSFAELTKPTYVNPATLKMMDEEVVETPVDRDDRKPHPKIHTVFSTECTPYFDWQTVGLMHSFHLSGQPGNITRLLSCNDEDLRKYKGQDLAPTHYVPSMSRHPLTGDWYPAINKPAAVLHWLNHVNVDAEYIVILDADMIMRGPITPWEFKASRGHPVSTPYDYLIGCDNELAKLHTSHPEACDKVGGVIIMHIDDLRKFAMLWLHKTEEVRADRAHYARNITGDIYESGWISEMYGYSFGAAELKLKHTISNEILIYPGYVPEPNVKYRVFHYGLRFSVGNWSFDKADWRVVDVVNKCWAKFPDPPDPSTLDQANKENLRRDMLSIECGKTLNEALELHHKKKCPSADSILISKGDEKTEESGTSREIGNTDGTIDSVTNRVATNHSEELASVQKEELPSVQKDEIPSSFRFWVVFLWAFSGFGFLVVIFVVCSGHRRRGTRMKHHSRRRRSMHSGFMESNGRDRHGRDVDL; this is translated from the exons AtgaaaaaagtttggattttgatgatgataataatgatGGGTCATATTGATGTCACAAAAGGGGCAAAGAAGGTATCATGGAAGGTACACACACTGTTTTCTGTTGAATGTCAGAATTACTTTGATTGGCAAACTGTTGGTTTGATGAATAGTTATAGGAAAGCTAAACAACCTGGTCCTATTACAAGGCTTCTTAGTTGTACtgatgaagagaagaagaatTATAAAGGGATGCATTTGGCTCCTACTTTTCAAGTTCCTTCTATGAGTAGACATCCCAAAACTGGTGATTG GTACCCTGCCATAAACAAACCTGCCGGGGTAGTACACTGGCTTAAACATAGCAAGGATGCAAAAAATGTTGATTGGGTTCTCATTCTAGATGCAGACATGATTATCCGTGGCCCAATTTTACCTTGGGAACTTGGTGCAGAGAAAGGAAAACCTGTTGCAGCATACTATGG gTACTTAAAAGGCTGTGACAATATATTGGCTAAACTCCACACGAAAAATCCAGATCTGTGTGACAAAGTTGGCGGGCTATTGGCCTTTCATATCAGTGACCTGCGACGATTCGCCCCCTTGTGGCTGTCTAAAACAGAAGAAGTACGGGAAGATAAGGAACACTGGGCAACAAACATAACTGGAGACATCTATGGGAAAGGATGGATCAGTGAGATGTACGGATACTCTTTTGGTGCTGCAGAA ATAGGACTTCGGCACAAGATCAATGATAACTTGATGCTCTATCCAGGTTATGTCCCTCGTGAGGGAATTGAACCGGTTCTTCTTCACTACGGGCTGCCATTTAGTGTAGGGAATTGGTCATTTAATAAACTCGCTCACCATGATGATGGAATTGTTTATGAATGCAACCGGCTCTTTCCAGAACCTCCTTATCCCAAAGAG GTATTACAGTTGGAACTTGACGCTAACCGAAGGCGAGGACTATTTATTAGCATAGAGTGCATAAACATTATAAATGAAGGTCTTCTATTACAGCACGGAGCGAATGGTTGCCCTAAGCCAGCATGGTCAAAATACttgagctttttaaaaagcaaaTCTTTTGCCGAACTAACTAAGCCAACATATGTGAATCCTGCTACTTTAAAAATGATGGATGAAGAAGTTGTCGAAACACCCGTTGATCGTGATGATCGAAAGCCACATCCCAAAATCCATACAGTTTTCTCCACGGAATGCACGCCATACTTTGATTGGCAAACTGTAGGACTTATGCACAGTTTTCATTTGAGTGGACAGCCTGGAAATATTACGAGGTTACTGAGCTGCAATGACGAGGATTTAAGGAAGTATAAAGGCCAAGATCTGGCTCCTACACATTATGTTCCCTCAATGAGTCGGCATCCGTTAACAGGAGATTG GTACCCAGCAATTAATAAACCAGCTGCAGTTCTTCATTGGCTTAATCATGTAAATGTTGATGCTGAATACATAGTGATTCTTGATGCTGATATGATCATGAGAGGACCAATCACACCGTGGGAATTCAAAGCTTCTCGTGGACATCCTGTTTCAACTCCTTACGA CTACCTTATTGGTTGTGACAATGAACTTGCAAAATTACACACTAGCCATCCTGAGGCTTGCGACAAAGTTGGTGGTGTAATCATTATGCATATAGATGATCTCCGGAAATTCGCTATGCTATGGCTGCATAAAACAGAGGAGGTTCGAGCTGATAGAGCTCATTATGCAAGAAATATAACAGGAGACATATATGAATCAGGGTGGATCAGTGAGATGTATGGGTACTCATTTGGTGCGGCTGAG TTGAAACTGAAGCATACAATAAGCAATGAGATACTGATATACCCGGGATATGTTCCTGAACCGAACGTCAAATATAGAGTTTTTCATTATGGATTGCGATTCAGTGTTGGGAATTGGAGCTTCGACAAAGCAGATTGGCGGGTGGTTGACGTGGTCAACAAATGCTGGGCCAAGTTCCCAGACCCACCGGATCCCTCAACTCTTGATCAAGCTAATAAGGAGAATTTACGGCGAGACATGCTCAGCATAGAATGTGGAAAAACCCTAAATGAAGCACTTGAACTTCACCACAAGAAAAAGTGTCCTAGTGCTGATTCCATATTGATATCAAAAGGGGATGAGAAAACAGAAGAAAGTGGAACTTCAAGGGAAATCGGCAACACCGATGGAACTATTGATTCAGTAACCAATCGCGTTGCGACAAACCATTCAGAGGAATTGGCAAGTGTTCAGAAAGAGGAATTGCCAAGTGTTCAGAAAGATGAGATACCGAGTTCTTTCAGGTTTTGGGTGGTATTTTTATGGGCGTTTTCTGGATTCGGTTTTTTGGTCGTCATTTTTGTGGTGTGTTCGGGTCATAGAAGAAGAGGAACAAGGATGAAACATCATAGTAGAAGGAGAAGAAGCATGCATTCAGGATTTATGGAAAGCAATGGACGCGACCGGCACGGCCGTGATGTTGATTTGTAA
- the LOC25495674 gene encoding ubiquitin carboxyl-terminal hydrolase 20 yields the protein MCCSYSPRCEQEQQKNHMNSPSTVTSISETLAASQTDTSSQASVQSSPLKPLTEERINGGDHPEALDFDECHPSISLVSSISETLDAAQMDTSLLASIQSSPLKPLIEERINEGDQLEALDLDDCRPSISSRVLPVQPEGWIPAGLANLGNTCFLNSIMQCFTHTVPLVEGLFSCSHACNDGHNGYCVICAFRYQMQRSLRYTGRVISPMIIVENLNHFSSMFRRYRQEDAHEFMQCVLDKLDSCFLELKKNDPKFEGDNIVKKVFGGSLVSRLRCCNCGRSSDTNEPSIDLSLEIENADTLSSALDSFTTVEDIDAKFKCEGCNEEVSMEKQLMLDQTPSIAAFHLKRFKTYGIFVEKIDKHINFPLELDMQPYTISNDASSKYDLYAVVVHTGFSSTSGHYFSFVRTAPDTWHKLDDSMVTMVSEETVLSQEAYILFYARQGTHWFSNFAESTILSLMNTSPKSVLDITYCHDKSFSIVNENIKRSRIGESREFSEKKFEYSSPQSRKFPDTFPRREQFPFGSSNQKIRVRHWESTSLAYISKLGGSSYAKNVASDSNKRSLEVYDFTENDDFNPVTPSKSPPSQTPDKVFQISRDHLKTKKQGSSSSKRSSSYQSNGNHENKAAIACIKNMHSSRRDAFLNIIGDSQKNKRKKIDSSQSDKGRNSAPKKSRWNFTF from the coding sequence ATGTGTTGTTCATATTCACCACGCTGtgaacaagaacaacaaaagaATCACATGAATTCGCCGTCTACGGTGACTTCAATATCCGAAACCCTAGCCGCTTCTCAAACGGATACTTCGTCGCAAGCTTCCGTTCAATCCTCTCCTTTGAAACCTTTAACAGAGGAGAGGATTAATGGAGGTGATCATCCTGAGGCGTTGGATTTCGATGAGTGTCATCCAAGTATTTCATTGGTGAGTTCAATATCCGAAACCCTAGACGCTGCTCAAATGGACACTTCCTTGCTTGCTTCCATTCAATCCTCTCCTCTGAAACCGTTAATAGAGGAGAGGATTAACGAAGGTGATCAACTGGAGGCGTTGGATCTCGATGATTGTCGTCCAAGTATTTCCTCGCGGGTTTTACCCGTGCAGCCGGAAGGATGGATACCGGCTGGACTCGCCAACCTTGGTAACACATGCTTTCTCAATTCGATCATGCAATGCTTCACTCATACAGTGCCTCTAGTCGAAGGTCTTTTTTCGTGCAGCCATGCTTGTAATGATGGTCACAATGGATATTGTGTTATCTGCGCTTTCCGCTACCAGATGCAACGTTCCTTGCGTTATACTGGAAGAGTTATCTCCCCTATGATCATTGTGGAAAATTTGAATCACTTTTCTTCGATGTTTCGAAGATATCGGCAAGAGGATGCACATGAGTTTATGCAATGTGTATTGGATAAACTTGATTCATGTTTTTTAGAATTGAAGAAAAACGATCCAAAATTTGAGGGCGATAATATTGTAAAGAAAGTTTTTGGAGGCAGTTTGGTTAGCAGGCTTCGGTGTTGTAACTGTGGTCGATCTTCCGACACTAATGAGCCATCGATTGATTTGAGTCTAGAAATAGAAAATGCAGATACTCTTTCAAGTGCTTTAGATTCTTTCACAACGGTAGAAGATATTGATGCAAAGTTTAAATGTGAGGGCTGCAATGAAGAAGTTTCTATGGAGAAACAGCTTATGTTAGATCAGACACCTTCAATTGCTGCGTTCCATTTAAAGAGGTTTAAGACATATGGGATTTTTGTTGAAAAGATTGACAAGCATATCAATTTCCCGTTGGAGTTGGACATGCAGCCTTACACCATATCGAATGATGCATCGTCCAAATATGATCTGTATGCAGTAGTTGTGCATACTGGATTTTCATCTACTTCAGGGCATTATTTTAGCTTCGTTCGCACTGCTCCGGATACATGGCATAAGTTAGATGATTCAATGGTTACTATGGTATCTGAAGAGACTGTGCTGTCTCAGGAAGCATACATATTGTTTTATGCCCGACAAGGTACTCACTGGTTTTCAAATTTTGCGGAATCTACAATTCTGAGTCTGATGAATACGTCTCCCAAGTCTGTTTTAGACATCACTTATTGCCATGATAAATCATTTTCTATTGtgaatgaaaatattaaaaggAGCAGGATTGGTGAATCCAGAGAATTTTCTGAGAAGAAGTTTGAGTATTCTTCTCCACAAAGCCGCAAGTTTCCTGATACTTTTCCTCGTCGTGAACAATTTCCTTTCGGGTCATCAAATCAGAAAATCCGAGTGCGGCATTGGGAGTCTACCAGCTTGGCTTATATTTCAAAGCTTGGTGGAAGTTCATATGCTAAGAATGTTGCTTCTGATAGCAACAAACGCAGTTTAGAAGTTTATGATTTCACAGAGAACGACGATTTCAATCCTGTAACTCCTTCCAAGTCTCCCCCTTCTCAGACTCCGGATAAGGTTTTTCAGATTTCACGCGATCATTTGAAGACCAAGAAGCAAGGGAGTAGTAGTAGTAAAAGATCTTCATCATATCAGTCAAATGGCAATCATGAAAATAAAGCTGCCATTGCGTGTATTAAGAATATGCATAGTTCAAGGAGAGATGCATTTTTGAACATAATTGGTGATTCCcagaaaaataagagaaaaaagaTCGATTCATCGCAGTCTGACAAAGGCCGCAACAGTGCTCCCAAGAAATCAAGATggaattttactttttag